One part of the Sardina pilchardus chromosome 5, fSarPil1.1, whole genome shotgun sequence genome encodes these proteins:
- the LOC134080085 gene encoding 14-3-3 protein epsilon-like isoform X1 — protein MGDRDHLVYQAKLAEQAERYDEMVESMKNVARMDTELTVEERNLLSVAYKNVIGARRASWRIISSIEQKEETKGGEDKLKMIREYRQTVEKELKSICNDILDVLDKHLIPAAVSGESKVFYYKMKGDYHRYLAEFATGNDRKEAAENSLVAYKAASDIAMSELAPTHPIRLGLALNFSVFYYEILNSPDRACRLAKAAFDDAIAELDTLSEESYKDSTLIMQLLRDNLTLWTSDMQGDGEEQNKEALQDVEDETQ, from the exons aaaTGGTGGAGTCCATGAAGAACGTGGCGCGTATGGACACAGAGCTGACCGTGGAGGAGCGGAACCTGCTGTCCGTGGCCTACAAGAACGTCATCGGCGCCAGGAGAGCGTCCTGGAGGATAATCAGCAGCATCGAGCAGAAGGAGGAGACCAAAGGAGGAGAAGACAAACTCAAGATGATCCGGGAATACAGGCAAACG gTTGAGAAGGAACTGAAATCAATCTGTAACGACATTCTGGATGTACTGGACAAGCACCTCATTCCTGCTGCAGTCTCGGGAGAGTCTAaggttttctactacaaaat GAAGGGTGACTACCACAGGTACCTGGCCGAGTTTGCCACTGGGAACGACAGGAAGGAAGCGGCGGAGAACAGTTTGGTCGCGTACAAAGCCGCCAGCGATATCGCCATGAGCGAGCTGGCGCCCACGCACCCCATTCGCCTGGGACTGGCCCTCAACTTCTCCGTATTCTACTACGAAATCCTCAACTCCCCTGACCGCGCATGCAG gTTGGCGAAAGCGGCCTTTGATGATGCGATTGCAGAACTGGATACACTGAGCGAGGAGAGCTACAAGGACTCCACACTCATCATGCAGCTGCTCCGTGACAACCTGACACTATGGACATCGGACATGCAGGGAGACg GTGAAGAACAGAATAAAGAAGCACTGCAAGATGTGGAGGATGAGACTCAGTGA
- the LOC134080085 gene encoding 14-3-3 protein epsilon-like isoform X2: MGDRDHLVYQAKLAEQAERYDEMVESMKNVARMDTELTVEERNLLSVAYKNVIGARRASWRIISSIEQKEETKGGEDKLKMIREYRQTVEKELKSICNDILDVLDKHLIPAAVSGESKVFYYKMKGDYHRYLAEFATGNDRKEAAENSLVAYKAASDIAMSELAPTHPIRLGLALNFSVFYYEILNSPDRACRLAKAAFDDAIAELDTLSEESYKDSTLIMQLLRDNLTLWTSDMQGDDS; this comes from the exons aaaTGGTGGAGTCCATGAAGAACGTGGCGCGTATGGACACAGAGCTGACCGTGGAGGAGCGGAACCTGCTGTCCGTGGCCTACAAGAACGTCATCGGCGCCAGGAGAGCGTCCTGGAGGATAATCAGCAGCATCGAGCAGAAGGAGGAGACCAAAGGAGGAGAAGACAAACTCAAGATGATCCGGGAATACAGGCAAACG gTTGAGAAGGAACTGAAATCAATCTGTAACGACATTCTGGATGTACTGGACAAGCACCTCATTCCTGCTGCAGTCTCGGGAGAGTCTAaggttttctactacaaaat GAAGGGTGACTACCACAGGTACCTGGCCGAGTTTGCCACTGGGAACGACAGGAAGGAAGCGGCGGAGAACAGTTTGGTCGCGTACAAAGCCGCCAGCGATATCGCCATGAGCGAGCTGGCGCCCACGCACCCCATTCGCCTGGGACTGGCCCTCAACTTCTCCGTATTCTACTACGAAATCCTCAACTCCCCTGACCGCGCATGCAG gTTGGCGAAAGCGGCCTTTGATGATGCGATTGCAGAACTGGATACACTGAGCGAGGAGAGCTACAAGGACTCCACACTCATCATGCAGCTGCTCCGTGACAACCTGACACTATGGACATCGGACATGCAGGGAGACg ATTCCTAA